The Solenopsis invicta isolate M01_SB chromosome 12, UNIL_Sinv_3.0, whole genome shotgun sequence DNA window aaagtaatttttcgtTGGTGCCAGAAGGGGGCTAGCTTATTAGGGATCACTATCGCGTCTCTTGATTAACAGAACAACATTAATCCTTTTTTAGAATTaagattttgttttctttaatgtttaattattttctataactatatataatttttagtttagcACTTTCTTAATACTCAACAGTCATAATTTATTTGTGCAGAGTTGAAATCTATGTAcgacatataaaaatgttgcagacaaattaatatgaaaaatatgaatgcACCAGTGCGTCATAAAACTATATCTATATACtacaaaatcactttttttttctcatgtcgacagaatttttaaataatattatactctCGCTTTCGATTTATATTTAAGAGCTTCAGCTTGGATCTTAACAAATCATCtttgtttgatttaaataatgttaaatatttgaacttcagtttaagcattttgATCACGGTCCGATTCGCTCTCAAATCGCTATTGGctttattctatttttgtttatgtttaatGAACAATAAAGATAGAGGAAATTTAGTGTTTTGAACGGGAATCTAATCGCGGCCTTAGTCAGTATGACAGATATCTTAACTGCTCTAACTCGCTAAATTTAACGCTGAATAACTCGTTTCGTGAGGCAGATTGCCACCTTTTTctatcagatttttttcattttgagtgaaaacgtGTCGAATGAGTACATTCTTATTAAGATTTGAGGCAAAACTCTTATTCTAAATGCTAGAATAATTATAACAGATGATGTTacaatagaattattaatatttgagacACATTTTAAACATGTTGTATCTTTCATTTCATGAATATTCATTCAGAGATACATAtagatcaatttttttcaaagatgtttttttattttcgtaatGCGCGTTTGAGAATTTATATGCAATACGTACTTctcatttctaaaatttattttaatttcattataagatgtaaaaataaagcaTGAAAACAATTTTCTAAAAGCAGATATCCTTCGCCGTTAATTTTATCAGCAATCATCAAGTATGAGGGTATTGAGCGACTTGTGTCAAATTCGATTCCTGATTTATCAGtggttaatatttattttatttataaaagagcgaaaaacatttatatgaaAAGCAATATATGTCTCTAAAATATACAAGTTTTAATATTACTCTAATAATATTTCGTAATTTTAGAATAGAATTATAAGGTTCGCTTCCATGTTGTATATTAGAAGGAAGGAGCGAGAAAAATCTCATATTGGAAGAGACAAAGAGACAAAGTGATTAAAGTGTAACATATTTCATTAGGTTTTTATTGATGTGACATGTATAAATACGTGCTCTAGGCATACTGGCgtttttcgtgtaataaaaataattatagcgaaAAACGACGCAGAAAGTGTAATATCAAATCGGTAATATAGTATACGACAACCACCAAGGTTGATACATGGTAAAATCGTCTTCGAAATTTATGTAAGTCGCATTTTCTGGATACAAAGTACTATCCATATCTATATCATTATTGGAAATAcgattaattaatctttaattgaCAGTCAGCGAATGTAGGGTTATAAAAGTTTACCTTAGGGGAAGTTGGAGCTGCGCATACTGGATATTTGGCCCGTGCTTATAGATTTATCGCGCTGAGACTTATTTAAGTCCGTTATATAAAGGGTcaaaagaaaatgtagaaaCTTTCGGATATTATAGGCTCTTTGGCACGACTATCCGGATATGTTTTAACATTCCCTGATTGATTTCCGACTTATAGCTTCCGAACTACATTCGGCTATAGGGCTATCAAAACTTATCTTTCTAACGTGCGAAAAGAATTTTCATGACAAGTTTTTTGCTCATACTGCATGTTGACATATACGTATTTAGTTTAGCTTGATATCTGAGTATTCGCGACGATATATTCTCGTTACAACTCAAATCATCCTACTATCTTAAAGTTTTGTGAATCTCACCGCAAAGAAGGAATGTCGGAGCAATTGTCTATCCGTGTGTAAACCGCAATTATTTTTGCCGTTTCTATAAAATAGCAGTTCTAAAAGAATAACTTTCTAAAAGAggagaacaaaataaaaatttgaaattatgcTATCGTAGTTGGTACTATCTCGACTTCCTGAGACGTGTCACTTAGCATTAAAGTAGCCGTCGTTTGCTGCCGAGAATTCTGGTCGATACCTCTGGTGCTCGGTGGAACGTACGTCCACCACgctaagaaaaagaaaagaagcgaAGCCGCTTTTCCGATGAATGCCAGCGCGAGCATATACCTGCAAAAATATATGCGAtgtaaataacagaaataaGTAAATGTTCAAGTAGAAATAAATCAGAGAAAGCACAAATAAGTAGAGAAGCACCAATTACAGTCCAGGCTGGATCTTgctttctaataatattttataaactttaaatacatttttagttaGAAATTTTGGTCACCGAACACGGTCGGGCTTGAAACACATAAACTGAAGTTAgacataatataacaaattaaattgtcaatttttaataatgatactACAATTAATTTGGAAcactataaagaatttattacgaaaaatattaccaTTACGATTTGAAACTCTCTTTCTGTGACAAAGTATTTATCTCAATAaccatttaaaatttacatataaaatattatcaagcaTCAGTCTTGActgtatactgaaaaaaaaaatacaaatttatctgtgaaatataattttgtgggATTTAATTatagtgaaatattatatacgacgaaatatgtaaaattttattcctagcaaataaaccaattaataagaaaaagagatgtatttcacagaaatgtatattttgtcaTCGCAgtgaaattttttgataataaacaATGAAGAAAACATACAAGTAATTTCTTGCTAATACTTGGACTTATTTCTCATTCTCTGTTTATTATACTTGTCTTATTTGAGAGACCTGGGCCTAATCATCGTATAATTTGCCAACCTGCTCATGTAATAGTTGTCGTAAACGAGACACGCTCCTCTGCCGTCGCACGTTTCGTTCCACAAGATGCAAGTGTCGTCTATAAGAGCGCCGAAAACCATGGGTGCCGGTATCGTCCCCAGAATCCGAACTTTGATCCATTGTATACCCAGAGCGAACGATCGCTGATCGTCGCGCACGACCCTCAGCGTGGACGAGAGCGCGGGCATCGTGCAGAGGAAGGTCATGAACATGTTACAGAACGCCAAGACGATGAACAGCCACAGGTACGAGCACGAGCTTGCGCAGGTGGTATTGATAGCTTCGTACTGGACGACGTTCCCGGTATTTTCGCTCGTCAAATTCATCGCCGGCGCGTGTATACAGCTACAGTCCGAGTATACCTGAAtgaagaaacgtttattttctaCGTGAAAACGGCTCGTCTTTCTATTCCGATAATACACTTGGGAATATAGTTATACTTTGACATTGTTTATCGGCGTTTCTCGATAGCATCCAGCGTGGCAGGGCGAGTAGTACGTGATCCCGTCTACGCCGCATATAGGATCGAATTGCGATCTGGAGCACCCGCAGCCATTGTTGCAGCTGTTCTCGAGAGACATCGCGAACTTTCTGTAAAAATAAGTAAGCGCAATCTCTCGAACGAGCTACTTATTATCGTTTGCGAGATTCTACTCCTATCGTCATTAGGCTAAATTTATCGACTGTGTACGAACCTCGTGAGGTTTTGATAGGGCACGGTCAATCCAGCGAAATCCAAGTTCGGGCAGTTTAGAGCGAAACACAGGGTAAAAGCGATGCAGGCGGTTGTAGCCAGcaagcaaaatttcaaaatgccGGAACAGGGTAGGTTGAAGCGTTTGATTAGATAGCCGCCGAGAAAAGTACCACCGCCTCCTGCCGGTACGGTCACCAATCCTAAACATCGAAAGCGTTATTTTATATAGCGGTAATTAATTAACGTTCAGATATTATCAATTTGCTGACTACGATttacattattcttttttacatgAAATCATTTTCGAAGCTTTATGAAAATGATTCCACGCAACGCGCTCGTGTGATATTCATGCTACCTATACTACGATAgacttattattaattaattgaatcgTGACATTATTCACCCATCAGTAACGCGGCCGAGCTGGCACTGACgctgaattgattttcaatcaGTTTCGGTAGGAAAGCAGCAAATCCGGCAATCAGCAACCCTTCACTGGCACCTGCTAGATTCAGCATAAAAAATGCCGGATTTCCAAGTAATTCGGTCAAAGCGCGTGGCAGCTCTCGTATCTTGGAAAACGCTTCTCCCGTCGCCGCGGTGGAAGATCGAGCCGATTTCTCGTGCGCCTCCGACACCCTATCCTTGGCTAATTCCTCCGATCCTATTCAAACCGTTCGTCTTTTTATAGTGCTCACTTGTACCCAATATCCTTCTGATATCTCCGAGgagtttttctctctttcactaTTATTTCATCTAAAATCTTAGAAGAGGGAATAGTGATCATACCGGGTAAAACTGCGGGAAATGCCAAAACGGGTATCGCGATGACGAAGCATATGACAGCTGCTGCTAAAAAACCGATCCACCATGCACCAATCCAGACATTACTATCGGAAGTTAATCCAATCCTGAAATTCATCAACGGTTTTAGAATGCAATAGATTGGATGTGAAACGTATTGGCAAGTCTTGTCTTTGGAATTATATTTAGAATTCATTCTATATAGATCCCGATGGATTTCGATACTCTATTTCGAGTTTCCTTTTCAACGATAATGGATGTAAGTATACGCGAAAACGAAACTGGAACACCGATTAATTTCTATCGTTTTTATCACGGTTCGATTAACTgacgagaaaaaaatatctgacCGATATTTCACCGCTAGAAAAAGGATATACATTTGAAAGATTATTTCGGACGCATATACGATTtaatctatatgtatattatattccAATTTAACTTTTTCTCTGGCAGTCATTTGACAATTCTAATCTCGTGCATTCAGAAATTCTCAACCGAAAAAAACTTtacgtcattttttttaattaatcgataGTATGAGAAGCAATCTCTTTTGCTTTTAGCTCCAACATTGATGACACAATTATTTGaatgaataaaagtaattttgccGAAGATTCGACGACGAATAACGTATAACTATCGATTACATATAGTTACGTTAAAACAATAAGATCACTGCTGCAGTGGTCAATTACCAGTAGctatttaataaaactgttaaattagattatttaataaacatattaaaataataaattgcaaattaattaatatcttttagaTCTTTAGATCTTTTCgtacagattttattaaaatatttttagttaaaatgtaattatattaagttgtttttatttgttcatcaACTGGCACAGCGACTACATTTGAAAAACATGTTTTTCTcggttttttctatttaatagcGTGATAGCACAAGTCACGAATAGATCGTAAACAATCTTCAATGGTTTTGAACAGAAATCGGGACGTCTATAGCACGTCTATAGCACGAGCTAgtcattctttaattttttttatacttttgagTCTTTTGAGTGATATATTCCAATCAATATTGacgagtttttttaatttgtcgatTGATCAATTGCATTATTCGTAAAAGCAATTTTTACAGAGTAAAGGTGCATTTGcacataatgcgattgatcaatcaatgaattaaaaaaactcgcCTTGTATCTCAGGACGCTGAAGCGTGAAGGTTCCAGGCGTAAGCAAGAGTTTGCTgtttattcaaagaaatttaaagtaccggaaaattatcttaaattaaatgtactttttgtaataaaaaccTTGCAAAAAATGACTAGCGTAtgatcatgtaaaaaaatatatataaacttctcataaaaataattaaaattcttctgttaaagaatttaattggaaataataattacataactAAAGAAGTAAAGTTTTGGCAATTTAAATCTATTATCTAAGAAGTAAAGAATTAATCTGTAAcaatcaaaatataaacattaaatatatataacataaaaaaaattgtttgaaaaaaagatttgttattttttttacaaagaaaatcaaattatggttaaaaaattgatttttttcattaacatCTCTAACAGTGACTCtatataacgaaaaaaaaatattctctctttGCAGATAGAAAAGAATTCCTTTATTCAATATATCAGTCTACGATATTTCGTAAGATCAAAGCTTAcatcatatattatttacacAATTATTAATGTCAGTTACGTAAAGGACTGctgttgaaaattttgataaatattaattacaaatgtttCACTCGATCCATTGACATTACGGAAATACCAATGAcgcaatttttatctaaaaagtaATAGAGAGAATCGATGCTTGTGATCTGAGAAAAggaataatttgtttaacgcTCGAAACCCATTACTAGAGGAAGCGGCACGCGAGCGAAGCTATAATGTAACTTATCGCAGGAAGGAAACTTGAAAGTGAGAAAGCGGAAAAGTGCACGTAGAGAAGTCATTCATTTCAACCGGCTTGAGGCCAGCTGCATCTGCCGGCGGTCGtagccgctgctgctgctgctgctgctgctacatCTCCGGCGAAACTTTTCATTTACCTGCGAAATTAAACGCGGCGCATGCACGAACGACTCTCACGTGCAGCAGCGATAGGAGAGCCCGTACCTATTACGCGAATAATTTCGTCTTATTTTTGTGTTCTTTTTTCTTGAGAATCTCGTTTCTCGTAAAAGAGAAAGGATGTAATTGCAACCGCAAGGGACGTAGTTGCGGAGAGACGCGTCGcgatttatttccattttattcaTTCCTCCTCCGCGCAAGTAAGATTTTTCCCTTTCAGATATACGCGCGTGAGCGCGtgtgaaaatatgtaaaaaaaaaggtcgTCTCCTCGAACGATTAATTTGATTCTCACGCGGTACGGAATGACTCAACGGGGGTTAGGTCGATGAAGGGGGTGCGCGCGGTGGTTGGGGAGGAAGAGTCCGCAGGGAGACGCGTAGACAAATGGAACTTGATTGTGTCCTAAGTGCTGGGGGATGAGCCAACAGTTTTGAAGGGTAATATCGGCGTCATCGTCAAACATTGGTTCGCCACTTGACATTTTCCCCATGGGATATATTATACTGTACATCGGTGGAGTTACACGCACTATTAATCTCGGCCCATTATACGCTCTAATGAGTCTGTGGAATATTTTTAACGGCAGCGGTATATTACAGAAGCGTGCGTCTCCGCATTTTCACGCCTCTCGAATAAATATAcactttttttcctttcgaaTGCATCGAATGTACGACAATGTATTAAACCGATTTATCGACGCGCCGTCGTTTGATAATTGCTACTGAAAATTAGCTAATCGAATCGTGCACGCTCTATTTCACGCTCATTCCTTTCCGCCATCCTATTTATAAGACGGTATCTCTTCAATCTTTTTTCTGCACGTGTACCTGATATCTCTTATCAACTATATTCGcaaactgagagaaaaaattattaaattttaattaatatttaattcgaatactattaatgaaatatttactaaatgtaaatatattagtaTAGAactacttatttaattttagtattattttttacaaagttaatatttatgaatCTCATTTTATTAGTGCTATtcgaataaacatttattaaaattttataattttttctctcagtgcaactatcgataaaaaataaaaagacgatTGAAAACTAACGGATTAATCGACGCTTTACGTATTATTGAGGGATCATTTTACTATCAAATTCCTCGTGAACAACCAACATGCGCATTACGATCAACATACCAACGTCGTCATTCGAATACTAGTGGCAAAATGACGAATATGCGCATTTGCATACCATCAGATCAGTGAGTTATTCCCGTTCGTAACCGCGCGTCGACACACGCATTACCGTGTCCGTattcgtatatgtatatacatatgcgtTCTCGCTTGTACGCGTATATTCCATCGGAGAGATAGACGAGAACGACCGATAAATCCTCGCgagaatttaataaagttaccGCTGACGCGCGACTAAACGTTCCCGCATGTTATCAGGAAAAAAAGTGGAAAATGCGTTTAGCGTGACAACGGGAAGAGACGAATTCCGAAGCCACGACCGGTTACACGTTTCTCCCTGTCTTCGTTCGACTATACGCTCCACATCGCGAAATGCGAATAAAAAATATCCATCACTCTCGGCTCATTGTCTCTTCTTCTCGCGGAGAAAAAAGATAtctgatatatataaaaaaaaaatatataaaagaatatagcGCGCGCGGATATCGatctatttgaatatttaaatacttacgTCGAGGAGTCCACCGTAAGAAAGTCTgtgtaaattttcaataattcacCACCGACCACGTAGCCTAGTGCGGGTCCTATTATGGCCATAGTATAATAAACACCTGacacaaaatacattttattttactaaaatcgagaaaaaattaatatgtacacggaaagaacggttttgctgaagtctATAATTTAaccacacagaaaaaaattagtattgaattaaaactaatatattctattagttttaattcaatttaacgcaatcattgttttatacattgagaaaaagatacttgaaaatttatccgtgagatataaatttatttcatttgattTTCTATATATGacgaaataagattttattccCAACaagtatatcaattaaaaagaaaaatgagacGTGTCTTTCACAGCAATGTGGACATAGTAAGAAATAACAGGGCAATTTCCACACAAGACGAGGGCTGGATGTTTATCGTCTCATTTCAAGATCTTCTATCACATTATTACTTGGCTTATCAACCAACGACGATACATCCATCCTCGTGGAACAAATTCTTGACTCCCACTTCCCAGAACTCGAGGAACTGTATTGATTGTCATTTTTGGGGAAGATTTATCGAAGATAACTCGAAGAGAAGCAGAAATGTCTGATGAATAAATTCATGTTACATTaagtcaaatatattttatttgcgtcCCAACAATTGTATTCGATTCTCATTTGTggagcaattttatttcttttaatatcgaGAGTTCTTATActaatattgttgaaaataGTTTcttagactatcaaaataattatgtaggatgcttaaagttgcaaaaagttttagcATTCTAGCAAGCATCTTTTGAAtatcaatgtaattatttttatacccATACGTAGTTCAATTTTTAGGTACTTGAGCAAAGCCGTTCTTTACGTGTATGCGTTGTTTTGTAGGCGTCTCTTACCTAGATACACCGAAGACATCTTCTTCGACACATTTTCATCTAAATACGTAACCCCGAGAGTATAAAAGGGTGCCGCACCGGCGCCGTGCAACAGCTGAGCTACCAGAAATATGGTTAAGTACACGCCACTGTAAGGCTCTAGCTCCGCTTGAACGGTAGATTGATCCGTGCAGGATATCTGAGTGGCCGAAATAATGATAAATCTGGCGTCGCCGGTTCACTAGGCAAACTACGTAAATAGAAGTGGAAATCGAGAAAAGCACGATATTACAAACAAGTTTCGATTAGTCACGCACGCATTTCATTACGCATTGTGTTTGTTATCGATTGTGATGTAAATTTCAGTTAGAAATTCTAACGAGAAAATTTAAACGTGTGTGTTCAACCGAGCGATACAACCGTGTTTTGTTAAGAGTTACGCGTTACGAAACAAGTTATCGTTTCGATTAAACTTGTCACGTTGCGATGAAGTAAACCGCGTACGTAAATGAAGAATTTAAATACGTTCGATAGTAATTTGCTCGCTTACCGAATGGCTCGATATATTGCTGACACTTTGGCATATGTTGTCTGTTTGCTGACCCCCTCTATATGGTCCGGCAAGATAATGCGGAGACGCAAACAGCAGACTACCTATACCTAAGACTAGAATCCCTATGCCGATATACCTGCGACAGCCCAGAATATCCGGTTATAATAGGGTAAATAGATGTAAAGCTTGCGTTAATTCTAGACCGATGTTTTCAAAgacgaagaaagaaaaaagcagAACAAATCGGATAAAAACAGTGGAAATGGTCATCAAGTGATAGCGGTGTATTCAATTATAATGATCTGCATCATagctaaatatatatattatttggagtgctagctttttttttatcgggtaaaataggtaaaaaaaaGATCTCCGGAAGGACTATCGATTGTCGATTACGCGAACGAGGGTTCCGAAACGTCGTCGCCGTAGAAAAGAAGCGGGATGAGGATTAACCGCCGACAGTGTCGGACCGAACTGACGCGTtagcaattaatatttatgagaaTCGTCGTGCAGAAACGTTATcggtattaatattaatgcgtGAGATAATGGCGCGAGACGACATACACGTGCGTATATACCTTGGTTTCGATGCTTTCGCACGTCCGCCGAGATAGCTTACTGGTACGAGAAGAAGGAAACTAGCTATATCGTATCCGCCCGCTATCAAGCCGGTCTCCGACGATTTCAGTCCGAATCTCCTCTCTATCGTCGTTATGACGACATTTATAAAACCATTTACGACCATTCCTGAAACAACGAAGACGCTCATTTATACGTGCGCGTGTATGTACGAGTATGTGCGTGTACGTGTAACCGATGGCTCCACTCGCTTAACCTATTCAACTTTACGATATTTGCTTGTCAAAACCCggcaatttattttacaactgATTGTGAAGGATAACTTTTtgtgtgataaaaaattttaattgcaaaatatcaCGAACGATTTTTTAATAAGCATATTGCAATCTATCGTCACGTGTATTTACATTGAGAATTTAATGGTGCTGCAATCAGGGTTGGAAAGTAACGCCTTACTTtctttctattattttcttttggTAACGATCCTACTTTTTTCTGTCTGTAACGGGAACGATAACGTCGTCACATTTTTACAGGAAACGATAAcgatttttatcgttattttataaacGCGCGATATACCTGCGTATGGATCATGTTACGAAACCACTATATTCGTGCTGAAGTGATCAAATAGTGATACAGACGATTGGATGCCACTCtcgaaaaaaaatcatcaaatttttgtgaaaaggtaaatgaaaaaagtaataaatcgtTACTTTCTAAATAACGTGTTATTTAAAGTTCCCAACCCCGATTGCAACGTATATAAGTCTACACATCAGCGTTGATCTTTTTAGCTTCTCTTATATGGGACCACCGAGTAAATGGCTCCCTTAGGATGCAtctaataaacatattttaatccTAAAGAACTACCACTGGCGAGAGAGAACACTCATTTcgctaaaaattaaatattatatttttttatatttgcaaatttatacaCTGAGATAAAAGTTGTTAACATGACTGAATTttttaactcgattaaattttttcagttcaagtatttattttatgtatttgccttaaatacataaatacttgaactgaagaaattcaaaaattgaaaaatttagtcaagttaacaacttttctttttcagtgtatattttacaataattgttgaatttttttttttttttttttaattttctcgtcGACGGTTTATTCCTTTTACGCTGTTCTCGTATACGTAATAGACATCGGTCGAACAATTTTCCCGTTACCGTCAATCATCAACCCTCCACTCTTATTTTCATGTAGAAGCATCAAAATTGCGAACTCAAACGTACGGCTATTAGCGTCACTCGTGCGATAACAATTTGTCGCATCAAATGCTATCGAGGAATTATGTCTACAAAGACGCTGCTCGCTCGAtctctttttataataacggcgcgcggcgtgcgGAGTCGATGAGAAGAACAGCGTGAAAATTCTCTCGTCCCTGACATTCGCGTCTAATCTCGAATGATCGAAAGAAAGTTAACGCTTTACGCACCAACGCTAAAGGCAAACTCGAAAGGAAAGGAATCAAAGAACCGAGAAACATTTCGTTGGCGCAAAAGGTTTCATGTaaaattcaaatcaaatttaaaaagcaGAACTGCGGCAAAATCAAAGCGGAAATTATCGCAACTGGCAGCAGCGCTGCTTTCGATACactattttccaattaaaaaaatatgtttatttatttagaaatcgTTTTACTTTTTAGAGAGCTATGAATTTTTTCACTCGATAAACTTAATGGAAAAAAACGATAATTCTTCGTACCAGCCTAATCTATTGGCATCTTTCAAAcacgagagaaaaaattcttaaattttcataaatatttattaaaatttaataactttttctacAGTGCAGCATTTTGATTGAAAACATGAAAACGTCGTTTTCAGAGCGCGCTAATAGGCTCATCGAGATGAAGCGTATCGGGCGGATCTCCGCGTACGAAAAGTCATCAAAGTACGTACCTTGCATCGCCCCGGCCCAGCACAGCCAGAAA harbors:
- the LOC105202696 gene encoding solute carrier organic anion transporter family member 4A1 isoform X1, whose product is MIRNDRNFYSCTTITIYVLLFRWVISHMFSKMTDCNMTGIDNLGYDGVEPISGVPDMHETLSSFPEQFGDGPRKPEIKPEIPKETDRTADNLKCGWFWFRPIYLQKFRTAKWALFWLCWAGAMQGMVVNGFINVVITTIERRFGLKSSETGLIAGGYDIASFLLLVPVSYLGGRAKASKPRYIGIGILVLGIGSLLFASPHYLAGPYRGGQQTDNICQSVSNISSHSISCTDQSTVQAELEPYSGVYLTIFLVAQLLHGAGAAPFYTLGVTYLDENVSKKMSSVYLGVYYTMAIIGPALGYVVGGELLKIYTDFLTVDSSTIGLTSDSNVWIGAWWIGFLAAAVICFVIAIPVLAFPAVLPGSEELAKDRVSEAHEKSARSSTAATGEAFSKIRELPRALTELLGNPAFFMLNLAGASEGLLIAGFAAFLPKLIENQFSVSASSAALLMGLVTVPAGGGGTFLGGYLIKRFNLPCSGILKFCLLATTACIAFTLCFALNCPNLDFAGLTVPYQNLTRKFAMSLENSCNNGCGCSRSQFDPICGVDGITYYSPCHAGCYRETPINNVKVYSDCSCIHAPAMNLTSENTGNVVQYEAINTTCASSCSYLWLFIVLAFCNMFMTFLCTMPALSSTLRVVRDDQRSFALGIQWIKVRILGTIPAPMVFGALIDDTCILWNETCDGRGACLVYDNYYMSRYMLALAFIGKAASLLFFFLAWWTYVPPSTRGIDQNSRQQTTATLMLSDTSQEVEIVPTTIA
- the LOC105202696 gene encoding solute carrier organic anion transporter family member 4A1 isoform X2 → MFSKMTDCNMTGIDNLGYDGVEPISGVPDMHETLSSFPEQFGDGPRKPEIKPEIPKETDRTADNLKCGWFWFRPIYLQKFRTAKWALFWLCWAGAMQGMVVNGFINVVITTIERRFGLKSSETGLIAGGYDIASFLLLVPVSYLGGRAKASKPRYIGIGILVLGIGSLLFASPHYLAGPYRGGQQTDNICQSVSNISSHSISCTDQSTVQAELEPYSGVYLTIFLVAQLLHGAGAAPFYTLGVTYLDENVSKKMSSVYLGVYYTMAIIGPALGYVVGGELLKIYTDFLTVDSSTIGLTSDSNVWIGAWWIGFLAAAVICFVIAIPVLAFPAVLPGSEELAKDRVSEAHEKSARSSTAATGEAFSKIRELPRALTELLGNPAFFMLNLAGASEGLLIAGFAAFLPKLIENQFSVSASSAALLMGLVTVPAGGGGTFLGGYLIKRFNLPCSGILKFCLLATTACIAFTLCFALNCPNLDFAGLTVPYQNLTRKFAMSLENSCNNGCGCSRSQFDPICGVDGITYYSPCHAGCYRETPINNVKVYSDCSCIHAPAMNLTSENTGNVVQYEAINTTCASSCSYLWLFIVLAFCNMFMTFLCTMPALSSTLRVVRDDQRSFALGIQWIKVRILGTIPAPMVFGALIDDTCILWNETCDGRGACLVYDNYYMSRYMLALAFIGKAASLLFFFLAWWTYVPPSTRGIDQNSRQQTTATLMLSDTSQEVEIVPTTIA
- the LOC105202696 gene encoding solute carrier organic anion transporter family member 4A1 isoform X4, with protein sequence MSLCARRSGVPDMHETLSSFPEQFGDGPRKPEIKPEIPKETDRTADNLKCGWFWFRPIYLQKFRTAKWALFWLCWAGAMQGMVVNGFINVVITTIERRFGLKSSETGLIAGGYDIASFLLLVPVSYLGGRAKASKPRYIGIGILVLGIGSLLFASPHYLAGPYRGGQQTDNICQSVSNISSHSISCTDQSTVQAELEPYSGVYLTIFLVAQLLHGAGAAPFYTLGVTYLDENVSKKMSSVYLGVYYTMAIIGPALGYVVGGELLKIYTDFLTVDSSTIGLTSDSNVWIGAWWIGFLAAAVICFVIAIPVLAFPAVLPGSEELAKDRVSEAHEKSARSSTAATGEAFSKIRELPRALTELLGNPAFFMLNLAGASEGLLIAGFAAFLPKLIENQFSVSASSAALLMGLVTVPAGGGGTFLGGYLIKRFNLPCSGILKFCLLATTACIAFTLCFALNCPNLDFAGLTVPYQNLTRKFAMSLENSCNNGCGCSRSQFDPICGVDGITYYSPCHAGCYRETPINNVKVYSDCSCIHAPAMNLTSENTGNVVQYEAINTTCASSCSYLWLFIVLAFCNMFMTFLCTMPALSSTLRVVRDDQRSFALGIQWIKVRILGTIPAPMVFGALIDDTCILWNETCDGRGACLVYDNYYMSRYMLALAFIGKAASLLFFFLAWWTYVPPSTRGIDQNSRQQTTATLMLSDTSQEVEIVPTTIA
- the LOC105202696 gene encoding solute carrier organic anion transporter family member 4A1 isoform X3; the protein is MRDKFAFNSGVPDMHETLSSFPEQFGDGPRKPEIKPEIPKETDRTADNLKCGWFWFRPIYLQKFRTAKWALFWLCWAGAMQGMVVNGFINVVITTIERRFGLKSSETGLIAGGYDIASFLLLVPVSYLGGRAKASKPRYIGIGILVLGIGSLLFASPHYLAGPYRGGQQTDNICQSVSNISSHSISCTDQSTVQAELEPYSGVYLTIFLVAQLLHGAGAAPFYTLGVTYLDENVSKKMSSVYLGVYYTMAIIGPALGYVVGGELLKIYTDFLTVDSSTIGLTSDSNVWIGAWWIGFLAAAVICFVIAIPVLAFPAVLPGSEELAKDRVSEAHEKSARSSTAATGEAFSKIRELPRALTELLGNPAFFMLNLAGASEGLLIAGFAAFLPKLIENQFSVSASSAALLMGLVTVPAGGGGTFLGGYLIKRFNLPCSGILKFCLLATTACIAFTLCFALNCPNLDFAGLTVPYQNLTRKFAMSLENSCNNGCGCSRSQFDPICGVDGITYYSPCHAGCYRETPINNVKVYSDCSCIHAPAMNLTSENTGNVVQYEAINTTCASSCSYLWLFIVLAFCNMFMTFLCTMPALSSTLRVVRDDQRSFALGIQWIKVRILGTIPAPMVFGALIDDTCILWNETCDGRGACLVYDNYYMSRYMLALAFIGKAASLLFFFLAWWTYVPPSTRGIDQNSRQQTTATLMLSDTSQEVEIVPTTIA